GCGCCCCTGGGGCGCCGGACAGGAAACAGTCCTCTTCCTGCGGCCGAGTGACGGGGGAGGCGGCGTGTTCGCCGTCGTCGGCCTCATGCAGGGCGACTTTCGCGTGACGCGCGCCGCCCGGGGTGAAGCAGTGGTGAGCAATGGTGTGGCGGGTGTCTCGGCGCGCGGTGGCTCCGCCTTCACTGGATCGCACATGCGCCTGAGTGAACTGGAAGCGCGCGTGGCGCGCGCGGCGGTGCAGCCATGAAGGCGAAGTTCAGCCGCGCCCATCACGGACAACGGCAGGCTGCCGCTGCGCTGCTCTGTCTGCTGGTTGCGGGCGTGTTGTTGGTGCGCCCCGCGTCTTCAACCATTCCCGCACTCTCGCCCAACGGCAATACACCCGCCGCCGACCGCTGGGACTTTACCGCGTTCCCCGTTACGTGGAGCCTGAACCCGGCCGCTAACGGCAATGTCCCCGGCGCTTCCGCTCTGCCCGGCCTCATCCAGACGGCCTTCAACACGTGGACTTCGGCGCCGAATGCGGCGCTGGCCGTTGGCCGCGGACCCAACTCGAGCGCCACATCGGGCGGATTCGATCCGCAGTCCAGCAGCAACATCAACCTCATCTGTTTCGTCTGCCAGGGCGACTTCTCCAAGGACGCCGAAACCCTGGCCGTGACCATCACCACGATTGAAAACAGCCCCGGCGGTCCGGACGGACACGGCGGCCGCACGCGCTTTGTCGGGCAGATTCTCGACGCCGATATTCTCTTCAACCCGAACGACCAGTTCTCGACCGGCGGCGGCGGCAACGGCCAGGACCTGCTCACCGTGGCCACGCACGAGATCGGACACTTTTTGGGCCTCGACCACTCCGGCGTGGTGCGC
This genomic window from Terriglobales bacterium contains:
- a CDS encoding matrixin family metalloprotease codes for the protein MKAKFSRAHHGQRQAAAALLCLLVAGVLLVRPASSTIPALSPNGNTPAADRWDFTAFPVTWSLNPAANGNVPGASALPGLIQTAFNTWTSAPNAALAVGRGPNSSATSGGFDPQSSSNINLICFVCQGDFSKDAETLAVTITTIENSPGGPDGHGGRTRFVGQILDADILFNPNDQFSTGGGGNGQDLLTVATHEIGHFLGLDHSGVVRAVMFPFAPTVLTTLSYDDVAGISALYPKPSPDVPTGTISGAVHMGSGSPVFGAHVFAESQTSALPFGGSIRKSPISAMTAPDGAYTISGLPADSYIVVAEPLDGPVSDSDVESFPKAFHQSAVQTGFTTRWH